From Alteribacter lacisalsi, a single genomic window includes:
- a CDS encoding DEAD/DEAH box helicase family protein, which translates to MSRVKLITTQLVEEVTAHIKKADTIYILVSFTMNSGVDVLSDSLNEAAQRGADIKICTGDYMYVTQPSALRKLTSLHAEINVRLLRAKGRSFHPKAYIFNFESEEGILYVGSSNLSRTALTYGVEWNLSVNETASFESFETANEEFMRLFYDPLTVPVNCETIAEYEKEYEHVHRETDANFRNWHETDEKELMFNGSESQAGLVTEPSVSYDINVPLKPRHAQHEALEALNTVVEEDYDKSMVVMATGLGKTYLAGFFAQSFKNVLFVAHREEILYQARKSFNHIMPEKSQGILNGSMKERDTDQVFASIFTLSREKELYRFSPKAFDLVIVDEFHHAAAASYQALLHYFKPRFLLGLTATPDRMDGKDVFNLCGGNVAYQLHFLEAIEKNWLSPFRYFGVYDGTDYSSITWLGTQYDKDELTAAQLKTDLAEKIYQAWTAHKQTRTLAFCSSIRQAQFLSRYFQSQGVRAVSLTSGAASVSRPEAIRQLSEGQLEVIFTVDIFNEGTDIPSIDTLLFARPTESLTVFTQQVGRGLRLHEGKKYCVIIDLLGNYSNADLKLQLFDTQRAIKKNSRKESVIPEVPAACEINLDVQAVSLLEELKRKEQPRKHKILSAYNKLKQELGRRPTYLEFHRQAEIESKAIRDEFKTFPGFLDWAGELNDTESEALTEAKEWLIETERTVMSKSYKMTVLLFMIIRGPDKWTDAVTPEETAPFFRDYYLSRDYRRKIDFSDKTTQNLTDRGAVSLVRTMPMTKWSGSSKGLVSFEDDQFMINRTWTLEHNEIIFGWTNEICQYRLESYFERKAVK; encoded by the coding sequence ATGAGCAGGGTAAAACTGATCACCACACAGCTGGTTGAGGAAGTGACGGCTCATATCAAAAAGGCGGATACGATCTATATTCTTGTTTCGTTTACGATGAATTCAGGAGTAGATGTTCTCTCAGACTCACTGAATGAGGCAGCACAGAGAGGTGCGGACATTAAAATCTGTACAGGTGACTATATGTATGTCACACAGCCATCTGCCCTCCGAAAACTTACAAGTCTGCACGCGGAAATTAACGTCAGGCTTCTTCGGGCCAAGGGCCGCTCATTCCATCCAAAAGCCTATATTTTCAACTTTGAATCTGAGGAAGGAATCCTGTACGTGGGATCATCAAATTTATCAAGGACCGCTCTTACATACGGAGTTGAGTGGAATCTGTCTGTTAATGAAACGGCATCCTTTGAAAGTTTTGAAACTGCAAATGAAGAGTTTATGAGACTTTTTTATGACCCTCTGACGGTTCCTGTTAACTGTGAAACGATTGCAGAGTATGAAAAGGAATATGAGCACGTGCACCGGGAAACGGATGCTAACTTTAGGAACTGGCATGAAACAGATGAAAAAGAGCTGATGTTTAATGGAAGCGAGAGCCAGGCAGGTTTAGTGACTGAACCTTCAGTCAGCTACGACATCAACGTGCCCCTTAAACCGCGGCATGCACAGCATGAAGCCCTTGAAGCCCTGAATACAGTTGTAGAAGAGGATTACGATAAATCGATGGTCGTCATGGCAACAGGCCTTGGAAAAACGTACCTGGCAGGCTTCTTTGCCCAGAGTTTCAAAAATGTGCTTTTCGTTGCTCACAGAGAGGAAATTCTTTACCAGGCCAGAAAATCCTTTAACCATATTATGCCGGAAAAAAGTCAGGGTATTTTAAACGGCAGCATGAAGGAGAGGGATACCGACCAGGTCTTTGCTTCAATTTTTACACTGTCACGTGAAAAAGAACTGTACAGGTTCAGCCCCAAAGCGTTTGATCTGGTTATTGTAGACGAATTTCATCACGCTGCTGCAGCTTCCTATCAGGCCCTGCTTCATTATTTCAAACCCCGTTTTCTGCTCGGCCTGACAGCGACCCCTGACCGGATGGACGGCAAGGACGTCTTTAATCTCTGCGGTGGAAATGTAGCCTATCAGCTTCACTTCCTGGAAGCTATTGAAAAGAACTGGCTCAGTCCTTTCCGCTATTTCGGAGTTTACGATGGTACCGATTATTCTTCCATTACCTGGCTCGGAACGCAGTATGACAAAGACGAACTCACAGCAGCTCAGCTGAAAACAGACCTGGCTGAAAAGATTTATCAGGCATGGACTGCTCATAAACAGACCAGAACCCTGGCTTTCTGCAGCTCGATCCGACAGGCTCAGTTTTTGAGTCGTTACTTTCAGTCCCAAGGAGTGAGAGCTGTCAGCCTCACTTCCGGGGCGGCTTCTGTTTCAAGGCCGGAAGCGATAAGACAGCTATCGGAAGGGCAGCTCGAGGTGATTTTCACCGTGGATATATTTAACGAAGGCACGGATATACCTTCGATCGATACCCTCCTGTTTGCACGTCCGACCGAATCATTAACCGTGTTTACACAGCAGGTAGGACGGGGGTTGAGATTGCATGAAGGAAAGAAATACTGCGTCATCATTGACCTGCTCGGAAATTACAGTAACGCTGACTTAAAGCTTCAGCTTTTTGACACGCAGCGCGCCATAAAGAAAAACAGCAGAAAAGAATCGGTTATACCTGAAGTGCCGGCAGCGTGTGAAATTAATCTGGATGTTCAGGCAGTCAGTCTGCTTGAGGAATTAAAACGAAAAGAACAGCCGAGAAAGCATAAAATTCTCTCAGCTTATAACAAACTTAAACAGGAGCTGGGACGAAGACCGACCTATCTTGAATTTCACAGACAGGCTGAAATAGAGAGCAAAGCCATAAGAGATGAATTTAAAACTTTTCCAGGCTTTCTTGACTGGGCAGGAGAATTAAATGATACAGAATCAGAAGCACTGACTGAGGCAAAGGAGTGGCTTATTGAAACTGAACGGACTGTCATGTCAAAAAGCTATAAGATGACCGTTCTTCTATTTATGATCATCCGCGGACCTGATAAATGGACAGACGCTGTTACTCCAGAGGAGACTGCACCGTTTTTCAGAGATTACTATCTATCCAGGGACTATCGCAGGAAGATTGATTTTAGTGATAAAACAACCCAGAACCTCACGGATAGAGGAGCGGTTTCCCTTGTAAGAACGATGCCCATGACGAAATGGAGCGGTTCTTCCAAGGGGCTTGTGTCATTTGAAGATGATCAATTCATGATCAACAGGACCTGGACCCTGGAGCATAATGAAATCATTTTTGGCTGGACGAATGAAATCTGCCAATACAGACTGGAAAGCTATTTTGAGAGAAAGGCAGTGAAGTGA
- a CDS encoding helix-turn-helix domain-containing protein, translated as MNGKILKYHRLKQRKKQGEVAKGICSISYYSKIENDQIDVGNELMEQLLERLEIHDTVKAVHDEKKLKERIHQMNELIIDRELDESENLSNVLHDQLQYVQNPHLIVFFEIILARFRFLRGEHASGQALLEKNESFVKEIEDAELKFHFLKMKSVYHFLNQQAETAIVLLKEADGLRASLHLPHKDVVDLYYMLGVCSYRVKDINASMYYMKEAVRVYDSNYDYQRSGDCRLMLGLCYKGIGQYESAEKQYELAMKLAKNIQHKQLEGKVLQAKGELFSARGLSLEAITVFQMSYRLRKGTDRLICIRSILKEFHKMGQYSELLSWIDHGFEILKEAGTKTRSFLVEQYRYHFTYYRHIATPGENGDFEDILKDEIVPFFEKHERYEDVHIYAKDLAERYERKQHHRKAAMYYKKAVKALEVMNYEI; from the coding sequence ATGAACGGAAAAATTCTGAAGTATCACAGGTTGAAGCAGCGAAAAAAGCAAGGAGAAGTTGCAAAAGGAATCTGTTCGATTTCGTACTACAGTAAAATTGAAAATGATCAGATTGATGTAGGCAATGAGCTGATGGAGCAGCTTTTGGAGCGTCTGGAGATTCACGATACAGTAAAGGCGGTTCACGATGAGAAAAAGCTCAAGGAACGGATTCATCAGATGAACGAGCTCATCATCGACAGAGAGCTTGATGAATCAGAAAACCTCAGTAATGTTTTGCATGACCAGCTTCAGTATGTCCAGAATCCTCATCTGATTGTCTTCTTTGAAATTATCCTGGCCCGGTTCAGGTTTCTTCGTGGAGAGCATGCCAGTGGTCAGGCCCTTCTTGAGAAAAATGAATCCTTCGTCAAAGAAATTGAAGATGCCGAGCTGAAGTTTCATTTTCTGAAAATGAAGAGTGTGTATCACTTTCTGAATCAGCAGGCGGAGACGGCTATCGTGCTGTTAAAAGAGGCTGACGGACTTCGGGCGTCACTGCATCTTCCCCATAAAGACGTGGTGGATCTTTACTATATGCTTGGAGTCTGCTCATACAGAGTGAAGGACATTAATGCGAGCATGTACTATATGAAAGAAGCGGTTAGAGTCTACGACAGCAATTACGATTACCAGAGGAGCGGGGACTGCAGGCTGATGCTCGGCCTCTGTTACAAAGGGATCGGGCAGTATGAAAGTGCGGAAAAGCAGTACGAGCTAGCTATGAAACTGGCGAAAAACATTCAGCATAAGCAGCTGGAAGGGAAAGTGCTTCAGGCAAAAGGGGAGCTGTTTTCTGCACGGGGGCTTTCACTGGAGGCGATTACCGTTTTCCAGATGAGCTACCGTCTCCGCAAAGGAACAGACCGCCTGATCTGTATCCGTTCCATTTTGAAGGAATTTCATAAAATGGGTCAGTACAGCGAACTGTTAAGCTGGATTGATCACGGTTTTGAAATTTTGAAAGAAGCAGGAACAAAAACCAGGAGTTTCCTTGTGGAGCAGTACCGATATCATTTTACCTATTACCGCCACATCGCCACTCCTGGAGAGAACGGTGATTTTGAAGACATTTTAAAAGACGAGATTGTACCGTTTTTTGAAAAACACGAACGCTACGAAGACGTGCACATCTATGCAAAGGATCTTGCAGAACGGTATGAGCGGAAGCAGCATCACCGCAAGGCAGCGATGTATTATAAAAAAGCGGTGAAAGCACTTGAAGTCATGAATTACGAGATTTAA
- a CDS encoding S8 family peptidase: MVRTSKFKKAAGAALAVTLVFGGTASMIQAGDGPGETKEYLVGFEPGAAANANGENAVSALGGEVEHEFGFADIVQVTLPEEAVRGLENNPNVTYVEENAEVEAYAQEVPYGVEQVGALDVQQNDGNTGAGVSVAVLDTGIADHSDLNVVGGASFVAGEPDYDDYNGHGTHVAGTVAALDNDFGVLGVSPDVDLYAVKVLGADGSGTMAGIAQGIEWAADNGMDVANMSLGADMGSTTLEQAVNYAHSQGVTLVAAAGNSGSLGNLNTIGYPAKYDNVIAVGAVDQNNERASFSSVGDELDVMAPGVSVNSTYLNDGYQALNGTSMAAPHVAGAAALMLAEHPHLSNEDVRNVFNSTAQPLGDHFYYGNGALDVRAALDAQ, translated from the coding sequence ATGGTCAGAACATCGAAATTTAAAAAAGCAGCAGGTGCCGCACTGGCTGTTACACTTGTCTTTGGAGGTACAGCCAGTATGATTCAGGCAGGAGACGGACCTGGTGAAACGAAAGAGTACCTCGTCGGGTTTGAACCGGGTGCTGCAGCGAATGCCAACGGTGAAAATGCGGTTAGCGCGCTTGGCGGTGAAGTAGAGCATGAGTTCGGGTTTGCGGATATTGTTCAAGTCACGCTTCCGGAAGAAGCTGTCCGGGGTCTTGAGAATAATCCTAATGTTACCTACGTGGAAGAAAATGCGGAAGTGGAAGCCTACGCTCAGGAAGTGCCTTACGGGGTTGAACAGGTAGGGGCCCTTGATGTACAGCAGAACGACGGCAACACAGGAGCCGGCGTTAGCGTAGCAGTTCTTGATACAGGAATTGCAGACCATTCAGATCTGAATGTCGTCGGTGGTGCCAGTTTTGTAGCCGGTGAACCGGATTATGATGATTATAACGGTCATGGTACACATGTGGCTGGAACAGTGGCGGCCCTTGATAATGACTTCGGCGTCCTCGGTGTTAGTCCCGATGTTGATCTTTACGCTGTGAAGGTGCTTGGTGCAGACGGCAGTGGGACGATGGCCGGCATTGCCCAGGGAATCGAATGGGCAGCGGACAATGGAATGGACGTGGCGAATATGAGCCTTGGAGCTGATATGGGGTCAACTACTCTCGAGCAGGCAGTGAACTATGCACACAGTCAGGGTGTTACCCTGGTAGCAGCGGCCGGAAACTCCGGAAGTCTTGGGAATCTTAATACAATCGGTTACCCTGCAAAATACGACAATGTCATCGCAGTAGGTGCTGTTGACCAGAACAACGAACGGGCATCCTTTTCCAGTGTCGGTGATGAACTGGACGTTATGGCGCCTGGTGTGAGCGTAAACAGCACATACCTGAATGATGGTTACCAGGCTCTTAATGGTACATCCATGGCAGCACCTCACGTAGCCGGTGCAGCCGCCCTTATGCTTGCTGAACACCCTCATCTTTCCAACGAGGATGTACGTAACGTATTTAACAGCACTGCCCAGCCGCTTGGCGATCACTTCTACTATGGCAACGGTGCCCTTGATGTAAGAGCAGCACTTGATGCCCAGTAA
- the queF gene encoding preQ(1) synthase, with protein MSYNREEEVEQLGSSKTEYSMDYDPSVLEAFENVHPYRDYFVKFNCPEFTSLCPKTGQPDFATVYISYIPDKKMVESKSLKLYLFSFRNHGDFHEDCMNKIVNDLVKLMDPRYIEVWGKFTPRGGISIDPYVNYGKPGTKWEQFAEKRLVQHDLYPETIDNR; from the coding sequence ATGAGCTACAATCGTGAAGAAGAAGTGGAACAGCTCGGGAGCAGTAAAACCGAGTATTCAATGGATTATGACCCGAGTGTTCTGGAGGCGTTTGAAAACGTCCACCCTTACCGGGATTATTTCGTGAAGTTTAACTGTCCAGAGTTTACGAGCCTCTGCCCTAAGACCGGACAGCCGGATTTTGCCACTGTCTATATCAGCTACATTCCTGACAAAAAAATGGTTGAAAGCAAGTCGCTCAAGCTTTACCTGTTCAGTTTCCGTAACCACGGAGACTTCCACGAGGACTGTATGAATAAAATTGTAAATGATCTCGTGAAGCTGATGGATCCCCGCTATATTGAAGTCTGGGGTAAATTCACCCCACGGGGCGGCATCTCCATCGATCCCTATGTAAACTACGGCAAGCCTGGTACCAAGTGGGAGCAGTTCGCCGAAAAGCGTCTGGTTCAGCACGATCTGTATCCGGAAACGATTGATAACAGATAA
- the queC gene encoding 7-cyano-7-deazaguanine synthase QueC — translation MNNNKAIVVFSGGQDSTTCLLWAQKKFDQVETLSFDYGQRHDRELHHAAEIAESLDVPHKVMDLSMLGQLTENALTRDDIEIEEGEKYPTTFVDGRNHLFLLMAGIYAKQVDAKHIITGVCETDYSGYPDCRDAFVKSMNVTLNLSMDEDFVIHTPLMFLNKAETWKMADELGGLDFVRYNTLTCYEGIVGDGCGECPACKLRGRGLNEYLAEKQAADDPEGGNSDELQS, via the coding sequence TTGAATAACAATAAAGCCATTGTGGTGTTCAGCGGTGGTCAGGACAGTACAACCTGCCTTCTTTGGGCACAAAAAAAATTTGATCAGGTGGAGACCCTGTCTTTCGATTACGGTCAGCGCCACGATCGTGAACTCCATCATGCAGCAGAAATTGCGGAAAGCCTTGATGTGCCTCATAAAGTGATGGATCTGAGCATGCTCGGCCAGCTCACTGAAAATGCCCTTACCCGAGATGATATTGAGATCGAAGAAGGGGAAAAATATCCGACAACGTTCGTCGACGGGCGCAATCATCTTTTTCTGCTTATGGCAGGCATATACGCTAAACAAGTTGACGCAAAGCACATTATCACAGGTGTCTGCGAAACCGATTATTCCGGCTATCCGGACTGCCGTGATGCATTTGTAAAATCCATGAACGTGACGCTTAATCTATCCATGGACGAAGACTTTGTCATTCATACACCTCTCATGTTTTTAAATAAAGCCGAAACGTGGAAAATGGCCGATGAACTGGGCGGCCTGGATTTTGTCCGCTACAATACCCTTACATGCTACGAAGGAATCGTCGGGGACGGCTGTGGGGAATGCCCTGCGTGTAAGCTCCGTGGCCGCGGCCTGAACGAATATCTGGCAGAAAAGCAGGCAGCAGATGATCCTGAAGGAGGAAATTCCGATGAGCTACAATCGTGA
- a CDS encoding alpha/beta hydrolase — translation MKSQIQNRFVDWRRQAFETFWSGDLEKSWEIHSKIESLFPEKRHITDMWKICLFGRSGQNDEAFRMAFASLHDGIWWHPDRLREEPELDPLKKDARFDLFVDACRNRYRQEADRHPPLLCSMGNPLSVKRMFAIHWRGDNADSFSEYWEETAFLSDWHVGFPQSSQVFGSDRFCWDDEKKAEADLVESKRHFDQISAADPDQTILCGASQGGKLAIDYTLRMKPFSESRFFAIVPSILDLAPYEAKLREGVCPQTRGYILTGDRDPFVQKASALHELLRDYDIPCKLTIVKGLGHDFPKGFEMYLKDVADFLHQA, via the coding sequence ATGAAAAGTCAGATCCAGAATAGGTTTGTGGATTGGCGGAGACAAGCATTCGAGACATTCTGGTCGGGCGACCTCGAAAAGAGCTGGGAGATTCACAGTAAAATTGAATCGCTTTTTCCGGAAAAAAGACACATAACGGATATGTGGAAAATTTGTCTTTTCGGTCGAAGCGGCCAAAATGATGAAGCTTTCCGTATGGCATTTGCTTCTCTCCATGATGGAATCTGGTGGCATCCTGACAGACTGCGGGAAGAGCCTGAGCTTGACCCGCTGAAAAAAGATGCAAGGTTTGATCTGTTCGTAGATGCATGCCGAAACAGGTATAGGCAGGAAGCGGATCGCCATCCACCCCTTCTGTGCAGTATGGGCAATCCGCTTAGCGTAAAGCGCATGTTTGCCATTCACTGGCGCGGTGATAATGCGGACAGTTTCTCTGAGTACTGGGAGGAGACGGCTTTTTTAAGTGACTGGCATGTGGGTTTTCCCCAGTCGTCCCAAGTATTCGGCAGCGATCGTTTCTGCTGGGATGATGAAAAGAAGGCAGAGGCCGATCTGGTGGAATCCAAGCGCCACTTTGACCAGATCAGTGCTGCAGACCCGGACCAGACTATTCTGTGCGGAGCTTCCCAGGGCGGGAAATTGGCGATCGACTACACTCTTCGGATGAAACCGTTTAGTGAAAGCCGTTTCTTTGCCATTGTGCCATCAATCCTGGATCTTGCACCCTACGAAGCTAAGCTCCGGGAAGGCGTCTGCCCACAGACACGCGGTTACATCCTGACAGGGGATCGTGATCCGTTTGTTCAGAAGGCATCGGCTCTCCATGAACTCCTTCGGGACTATGATATTCCGTGCAAGCTTACGATCGTAAAAGGACTGGGGCATGACTTTCCGAAAGGTTTTGAAATGTATCTGAAGGATGTGGCTGATTTTCTACATCAGGCGTAA
- a CDS encoding PspC domain-containing protein produces the protein MGDGRIYKSTTDVKVSGVLAGLADSLRIDPTIVRILFVVIAISTAVVPCVIAYLVMDWVMPKDTDREHEI, from the coding sequence ATGGGAGACGGGAGAATATATAAATCCACAACAGATGTAAAGGTAAGTGGTGTTCTTGCGGGCCTTGCGGACAGCTTGAGGATTGATCCGACAATAGTACGGATTCTGTTTGTCGTGATTGCCATTTCCACAGCGGTGGTTCCATGTGTAATCGCCTACCTGGTTATGGACTGGGTAATGCCCAAGGATACGGACAGAGAGCACGAAATTTAA
- a CDS encoding agmatinase family protein, giving the protein MTYPYASMQGPPFLWGQTKNNPEKVHEWIRPLQGGQGAPGDADAVIYGLPLSSSSISPSAASAFPEACRRAWKGFSTYNIDEDVDLSSLSVYDLGDTIQHVTDIGQCHSHIATACSDIRKQHPQSVMMGIGGDHSVTAKTILGLKEADPNVKIGLLQLDTHFDLRNPAELGPANGTPVRQLIEQELVEGKHVYNIGLHGFFNSRALKEFADAHQVKYITLNKARKMGVGKMVEHALWELAQEVDHIYFTCDMDVLDMAYAPGVPATTPGGMRTDELFEAALVCGQHEKVKAMDIVCLDPEKDVAGMTVKAGTHVMLSFLTGVAMRK; this is encoded by the coding sequence GTGACCTATCCATATGCGAGCATGCAGGGGCCTCCGTTTTTATGGGGACAGACGAAAAACAACCCGGAAAAAGTACACGAATGGATCCGGCCACTTCAAGGCGGTCAGGGTGCGCCAGGGGATGCGGATGCAGTCATTTATGGCCTCCCCCTCTCCAGCTCTTCGATCAGTCCGTCGGCTGCTTCTGCATTTCCCGAAGCGTGCCGGCGCGCATGGAAAGGGTTCAGTACGTATAACATCGATGAGGATGTGGATCTAAGCAGTCTTAGTGTTTATGACCTCGGGGATACAATCCAGCATGTAACTGACATCGGGCAGTGCCACAGCCACATCGCAACAGCCTGCTCCGATATTCGAAAACAGCACCCGCAATCCGTGATGATGGGAATCGGTGGAGATCATTCGGTGACTGCGAAAACGATCCTCGGGCTTAAAGAAGCCGATCCTAATGTAAAAATCGGACTGCTTCAGCTGGATACTCATTTTGATCTGCGTAACCCTGCCGAGCTTGGTCCGGCCAATGGCACCCCGGTCCGCCAACTGATTGAACAGGAGCTCGTGGAGGGAAAACACGTCTACAACATTGGACTACACGGCTTTTTTAACAGCAGAGCTCTAAAGGAGTTCGCCGATGCTCATCAGGTGAAGTACATTACCCTTAATAAAGCTCGGAAAATGGGCGTTGGGAAAATGGTTGAACACGCACTTTGGGAGCTCGCGCAGGAAGTGGATCATATTTACTTCACATGTGACATGGACGTTCTTGATATGGCCTATGCTCCGGGCGTTCCTGCCACCACACCAGGGGGCATGCGGACGGATGAACTGTTCGAAGCGGCTCTCGTATGCGGACAGCACGAAAAAGTAAAGGCGATGGACATCGTCTGCCTCGACCCGGAAAAAGACGTAGCCGGCATGACTGTTAAAGCCGGTACGCATGTCATGCTGTCGTTTCTTACAGGAGTTGCGATGAGAAAATAG
- the hutI gene encoding imidazolonepropionase: MSYLFIKNANELLTVAGSSSSPAVREQMNELSIIEDGAVWIENDRIVETGTTPDLEKKYADKLRQAQVIDAKGKVVAPGLVDPHTHLVFAGSRENEYNMRLQGAKYMDIMEQGGGIHATTRATRKASFEQLYNESRPRLDSFLKHGVTTVEAKSGYGMDWEVEKRQMEVAKKLGEDHIVDVVGTFMGAHVIAEEYKDDPEAFVDIVVNDMIPAAAESGLAEFNDVFCERGVYTPDQSRRILEAGREHGLLPKIHADEIEPYGGAEIAAEVGAVSADHLLKVSDQGLKMMAEKGVVAVLLPGTAFFLMTEAADGRKAIDAGVPVALSTDRNPGSSPSTSMPFMMNLASLTMGMTPAEAITASTINAAHAIRRGETIGSIEAGKQADLVIWNIPNHLQFTYLYGINHTATVIKRGRIAFDNGVIV; this comes from the coding sequence ATGTCTTATTTATTCATTAAAAATGCCAATGAACTTTTAACAGTTGCAGGCTCAAGCAGTTCTCCTGCCGTCCGTGAGCAGATGAACGAGCTGTCCATCATTGAAGACGGCGCGGTGTGGATCGAAAATGACAGGATTGTGGAAACTGGAACCACTCCCGATCTCGAAAAAAAGTACGCAGATAAACTCCGCCAGGCACAGGTCATCGACGCAAAAGGAAAGGTCGTTGCACCTGGTCTTGTGGATCCCCACACGCACCTCGTGTTTGCAGGAAGCCGGGAAAATGAATACAACATGCGGCTTCAGGGTGCAAAATATATGGACATTATGGAACAGGGCGGCGGCATCCACGCCACCACCAGAGCAACCAGAAAAGCTTCGTTTGAGCAGCTGTATAACGAGAGCAGACCGCGCCTGGACTCCTTTTTAAAGCACGGGGTTACAACTGTTGAAGCAAAAAGCGGCTACGGGATGGACTGGGAGGTGGAAAAACGGCAGATGGAAGTGGCGAAAAAGCTTGGTGAAGACCACATCGTGGACGTAGTGGGAACGTTTATGGGTGCCCACGTCATTGCTGAGGAATACAAGGATGACCCGGAAGCATTCGTGGATATCGTTGTAAACGACATGATCCCGGCAGCAGCGGAATCAGGGCTGGCAGAATTTAACGACGTGTTCTGCGAGCGCGGCGTTTACACGCCTGATCAATCCCGCCGTATTCTTGAAGCGGGACGGGAACACGGTCTTCTGCCAAAAATTCATGCCGACGAAATTGAACCCTACGGTGGAGCAGAAATAGCAGCAGAAGTCGGAGCTGTCTCCGCCGATCACCTCCTGAAAGTTTCTGATCAGGGGCTGAAGATGATGGCCGAAAAAGGTGTCGTTGCCGTTCTTCTTCCCGGCACGGCCTTCTTCCTTATGACCGAAGCGGCAGACGGACGTAAAGCGATCGATGCCGGCGTGCCTGTCGCTCTTTCCACCGATCGAAACCCGGGCTCCTCTCCGAGCACATCGATGCCGTTCATGATGAATCTCGCAAGCCTTACCATGGGGATGACGCCGGCTGAAGCCATCACGGCATCTACAATAAACGCGGCCCACGCCATTCGCCGCGGTGAGACGATCGGCAGTATTGAAGCCGGCAAACAGGCTGACCTTGTCATCTGGAATATTCCAAATCATCTTCAGTTTACGTACCTTTACGGTATCAACCATACGGCAACGGTCATTAAAAGAGGACGGATTGCGTTTGATAACGGGGTGATCGTGTGA